The genomic region GCCCGGCACGATATCATAGAGTGTCAGCGGGGTTGTTCCTTTCTTGACTGCACCCAAGTAGACCGTTGCTCCCGAGGGACTGGACCCGACCGTGATCGTGCCGTTCGCCACTGAATTGGGAGACGTGATGGTGAACGTCAGACCGCAGACCGCATCCATGCCGCTGTTCATAACACAGACCTGATAATCACCCGGAGTGCGCTGGCTCAGATCAAAAGATCCGGCAATCGTAGTAGTTGAGGTTGAGGTGATTGTTCCCGGTATGTCATTGTAACCGGATCTCTTCAGGTAGAGCGTAGGCGTTCCTGCAAAATTAGTTCCGACAAGACTGGTGATAGTGACGGTAGTATTGGTATTGGCGCTTGACGGCGATATTGAAGAAAGGGTTATTGCAGATGTTGGGGCGCGGACCTCAAAGGCCCCCGTCTTTGTTGCGGATTGCCCGTCCGGGTTTGTAACAATCACGTTCCAGGTACCTGCAGTTTTCCCGTTGAGATCGAACGTGCAGGTTATCTGGGTGGAGGTTGTGGAGACGCTTGAAGCGGTGATGTTGCTCTCGCCGGATTTGGAGAGTACCACGGAGGGCGTTGATACAAATCCCGTTCCGGTGAGTCCGGTGATGCTGACAATACCCGTGTTGTATCCATATGCAGGAGTGATCGCGGATATGGAGGGGGCCGAAGCGACCGCTGTAAGGGTGGCAGAAACGGTACTGGTCTGATTATCAACTACCTGTACATTCTGGGAAGCGTCCGAGTATCCGGATAATTTTAGTAAGACCGTATGGGAACCGCTGGTCACATCTTCAAGGGTATATGTGGAGGTATGTCCTGTAGCAAGCCCGTCCAAATAAATTGTTGCTCCTGATGGTGTCGAACTCACAGAAATATTACCCACAGCAGAAACTGCTGTTGGGAGCAGCAGGATCATAATAAAAACTGATGCAAGAAAAATTGTCCTTCTCATACTATCACGACCTGGTATTTAGTCAAACGAGAAATTGGCGCCGATTGGGGATATATTTTTTTAATTTTATGCGATTCAAAGAGACCGTGGTGGATTGGATGAATACTCCGGAAATGGACGAGGGTAATGACTGAGAAATGGGTATAATTCCTCGGGTTGTCTCGTTCACCGGTTTTCATTTTCATCCGGTCAGAACGCGGTCCATCGTAACCCGGCAGAGAAAGCCTCTTCGTATTCCCTGCCGGAAAACCCCGGGCTCTTATGAGATATCTCCTGAACTGCCTGAAGGTGAGCTTCCGGAGTCGCGCCGAACCTGCCGGCCCTGAATGATTCTCCGGTTTCATATGCTGTCTCGCTGAGGTTCCTGACCCTTGCAATTGCTGCACGGCATTCCTCCCGCGAGGCACCAGGCACCCGGTTCAGGACCCCAGCGAGGAATTCCCCGCTGCTCCAGGTTTCAATAGGGAGGGGAGATCGGCGGTCATGGAATGCGAGGGCAAATATCGCATCCGTTATCTGCCTATTGCCGGAATCAGGTTGTTCTGTCATACCGTGGAACCTCATGGTGACGGGAACGGGGCATTGGCCGTACCTACCGTCCAGTCTCCGGGACGGGTCCAGTTGGCAGTTTTCATCTTTGCAAAATAGACCCGGACAACACCTTTCTGCTCCAGTTTACGCAGGCTTGGCAGTTCGTACTTATAAAAAATCCGGTTGGCCCGGGCCCCTTCAACAAAGCACCAGACGTTTA from uncultured Methanoregula sp. harbors:
- a CDS encoding PEGA domain-containing protein, which codes for MRRTIFLASVFIMILLLPTAVSAVGNISVSSTPSGATIYLDGLATGHTSTYTLEDVTSGSHTVLLKLSGYSDASQNVQVVDNQTSTVSATLTAVASAPSISAITPAYGYNTGIVSITGLTGTGFVSTPSVVLSKSGESNITASSVSTTSTQITCTFDLNGKTAGTWNVIVTNPDGQSATKTGAFEVRAPTSAITLSSISPSSANTNTTVTITSLVGTNFAGTPTLYLKRSGYNDIPGTITSTSTTTIAGSFDLSQRTPGDYQVCVMNSGMDAVCGLTFTITSPNSVANGTITVGSSPSGATVYLGAVKKGTTPLTLYDIVPGTYFIRMQKTDYADYTKEFTVTAGNKTEVYGYLSTAGTYTTTPTTVPVTYTTVTTVKTTKKTTVPTPWPSATTPASPISPLLIIGAVGLGFVILRRD